A single Opisthocomus hoazin isolate bOpiHoa1 chromosome 1, bOpiHoa1.hap1, whole genome shotgun sequence DNA region contains:
- the SLC15A1 gene encoding solute carrier family 15 member 1 encodes MVLVTGLGPDPTTAEIKTFWVYLMGAEPNLHSVVPDPPLSEHECLFGLVMPSIFGYPLSIFFIVVNEFCERFSYYGMRAVLVLYFKYFLQWDDNLSTAIYHTFVALCYLTPILGALIADSWLGKFKTIVSLSVVYTIGQAVMSVSSINDLTDHNRDGSPDNVSVHIALSMIGLILIALGTGGIKPCVAAFGGDQFGDDQEKQRSRFFSIFYLSINAGSLLSTIITPILRAQDCGIHSKQRCYPLAFGVPAALMAVSLVVFVIGSAMYKKVQPQGNIMIRVSKCIGFAIKNRFRHRSKEFPKREHWLDWASEKYDKRLIAQTKMVLKVLFLYIPLPMFWALFDQQGSRWTLQATTMDGNFGAIQIQPDQMQTVNPILIIIMVPVVDAVIYPLIKKCKINFTPLRKITVGMFLASLAFVAAALVQVQIDKTLPVFPAAGQSQIKIINLGTDNATVQLEPQHHTVTLTSMESTGYMTFETSQLQLLNIISGDKNRTEVIDLPGGNRHTLGFKNTATGIVAELLFDNVTSKPEEGNNLIRFINNLPDTVNVTMGDTSFGTLTPLSNHSNYNLFPGGRKHSITVTGSLEACSVTSMAFGFGSAYTIVINKCSGNTLDVTYYEDIPPNTVHMAWQIPQYFLLTCAEVVFSVTGLEFSYSQAPSNMKAVLQAGWLLTVAVGNIIVLIVAGASKLSEQWAEYVLFAALLLAVCIIFAVMAYFYTYVDPNEIEAQLDEEEKKRVKKDQDAYEKQAEADSRM; translated from the exons ATGGTGTTGGTTACTGGTTTAGGTCCTGACCCAACAACTGCTGAGATTAAAACCTTTTGGGTATATCTCATGGGTGCTGAGCCAAATCTTCACAGTGTGGTTCCCGATCCACCTCTTTCAGAGCACGAATGTTTGTTTGGCTTAGTGATG CCAAGCATCTTTGGCTACCCCTTGAGCATCTTCTTCATTGTAGTCAATGAGTTCTGCGAGCGGTTCTCCTACTATGGCATGCGAG CGGTGCtcgttttgtattttaaatatttcctgcAATGGGATGACAACTTGTCTACAGCCATCTACCACACATTCGTGGCTCTGTGCTACTTGACACCAATCCTTGGAGCGCTCATTGCGGACTCTTGGCTGGGAAAGTTTAA GACCATTGTCTCCCTGTCTGTTGTCTACACGATTGGGCAGGCAGTCATGTCTGTGAGCTCCATAAATGACCTGACAGATCACAACCGGGACGGCTCTCCCGATAATGTATCAGTGCACAT TGCTCTGTCCATGATTGGCTTGATCCTCATTGCACTTGGCACTGGTGGGATCAAACCTTGTGTGGCAGCATTTGGTGGAGATCAGTTTGGAGATGATCAG gaaaaacaaagaagTAGATTCTTTTCGATCTTTTATTTGTCCATTAATGCTGGAAGTCTCCTATCTACTATAATCACCCCAATTCTCAGAG CTCAGGATTGTGGCATTCATAGCAAACAGCGATGTTACCCACTGGCTTTTGGAGTTCCTGCTGCCCTCATGGCTGTCTCCTTGG TTGTGTTCGTAATTGGAAGCGCAATGTACAAGAAGGTTCAACCTCAAGGAAATATAATGATTCGAGTTTCCAAATGCATTGGA TTTGCCATCAAAAACAGGTTTCGGCATCGCAGCAAGGAGTTCCCCAAGAGAGAGCACTGGCTAGACTGGGCGAGTGAGAAGTACGAT AAACGACTGATTGCTCAGACAAAGATGGTGTTGAAGGTGCTTTTCCTTTACATCCCTCTCCCCATGTTCTGGGCACTTTTTGACCAGCAG GGGTCAAGATGGACACTGCAAGCCACAACAATGGATGGGAATTTT GGAGCTATTCAGATTCAGCCGGACCAAATGCAG ACTGTGAATCCCATCCTGATTATTATAATGGTCCCAGTTGTAGATGCTGTGATTTATCCTTTAATCAAGAAATGCAAGATCAATTTTAC GCCCCTGAGGAAGATCACTGTTGGTATGTTCCTTGCATCTTTGGCTTTTGTTGCTGCTGCCCTTGTGCAAGTGCAAATAGAC AAAACTCTTCCAGTTTTCCCTGCAGCTGGGCAATCCCAAATCAAAATAATAAATCTAGGTACTGATAATGCAACAGTTCAGCTTGAACCTCAACATCACACTGTGACTTTAACGTCTATGGAGTCA ACGGGCTACATGACATTTGAGACTTCTCAGTTGCAATTGTTAAACATAATCTCTGGAGATAAAAATAGAACTGAAGTTATCGACTTGCCAGGGGGAAACCGTCACACTCTTGGATTTAAAAATACTGCGACAGGCATCGTTGCTGAATTG CTCTTTGACAATGTCACGTCAAAACCAGAAGAAGGAAATAATCTTATCAG GTTCATAAACAATTTGCCTGATACTGTCAACGTCACTATGGGTGACACTTCTTTTGGAACACTGACACCTCTTTCTAATCACAGTAATTACAACCTTTTTCCAGGAGGAAG aaaacatAGTATTACAGTTACAGGAAGTCTAGAGGCTTGTTCAGTTACTTCAATGGCATTTGGTTTCGGCAGTGCCTATACAATTGTAATTAACAAG tgttCTGGAAACACTCTTGATGTAACATATTATGAGGATATCCCACCCAATACAGTCCATATGGCTTGGCAGATCCCTCAGTATTTTTTGCTGACGTGTGCAGAAGTAGTCTTCTCTGTCACTGGGCTGGAGTTTTCATACTCACAG GCCCCATCTAATATGAAGGCCGTGCTGCAGGCAGGATGGCTGCTAACGGTGGCTGTCGGTAACATAATTGTTCTGATCGTGGCCGGAGCATCCAAACTCAGCGAGCAG tgggcAGAGTATGTGCTGTTTGCTGCCTTGCTGTTGGCAGTTTGCATCATTTTTGCTGTTATGGCTTACTTTTATACCTACGTTGATCCAAATGAGATAGAAGCCCAACttgatgaagaagaaaagaaaagagtcAAAAAGGATCAAGACGCCTATGAAAAGCAAGCTGAAGCTGACTCTCGGATGTAA